The segment ACCTTAAAAGGTGAAATTCTTAAGAAGAGTGTTTTTCCCTTAGCGGAACACTCTTTTTTATTTGGTTTCAAAGTGCGATCGCCATATTACTGCGCTGGCTAAAGTTACACGCTGATTGCTTTGCCTAGAGCGATGGTGCAAGCATCTAGTTATAATGTCTAAGAAGTAAAAAATCTACTTAACACTTTAACCCCAGCTTCATAGTGCGTGAGTTTAAGTTATCCTGCCTATTGCTAAACTTCTACTTAAAAAAGTTACCAATTTAGGAACGCCATCGTGCCAATCAATACAGCCAAACTTCAAAGCATTTTGCAAAATTTTGTTACTTCTGCGAGTGATGTTCAGGGTGTAGCCCTCGTCTCGCCTGACGGATTATCTTTAGCTGCAACTTTACCGGGCGAAATGGATGAAGAACGAGTTGCTGCAATGTCTGCTGCTATGCTGTCTTTAGGCGAACGCATTGGCAGCGAGTTGTCGAGGGGAACGATAGACCGCATCTATGTTGAAGGCGATAAAGGCTTCGGCATTTTGACTTCGTGCGGCGAAGAGGCGGTATTTTTGGTGTTAGCGAGCAAGGCTGCTAAACAGGGTGTGCTGATGCTAGAAATTAAGCGCGTGCTTCCAGAACTGAAGACGCTTTTAACTTAAAAAGTCGGTAAGCCAAAATAGCGCGATCGCGTTCCAAAAGCTCTAATCATCACTAATTGTTCGTTTGAAAAAGGGTTTCTTTTTACAAGCTACACATCGTCGGAATAATAATGCCTGATATCTTAGTTTAGGTAATGAAAGTACTACCTCTTTGCCCCCTATCAAGGGAAACAAAAATCATTATGAATCCTGAATCATGAGGTTTTCTCAGGGACAAAACCTGCGGCAAATTATCCCCGTTGTCGTAACAGGTACAGTAGGCGCTGGTAAATCTAGTTTTATTCGCTCGGTCAGCGACATCGCCCCTGTCGATACAGATCGTAAAGCTACAGACGAAACAGCTTTGATGAAGAAAAAAACAACTGTAGCTATGGACTTTGGACGCTTGCATTTAGGCAATAAGATATCAGTCCATCTTTACGGTACTCCAGGCCAGTCTCGCTTTGATTTTATGTGGGATATTTTGATTCGCAGGGCGGCTGCTTATATATTATTGGTAGATGCCCATCGCCCCAGCGATTTTCGCTATGCTCGTAAAATTTTATCTTTTATGAAACAGCGGGTAAATATTCCTTTGATAATTGGTTTAACTCATACTGATTGTAAGGGGGCTTGGTCTAAGGATAATGTGGCGATCGCATTGGGTTTTGTTGATGAGAAAAGACGCCCCCCAATTGTTATTCTCAATCCCACGCAGCGACAATCGGTAGTTCAGTTGTTAACTATATTAGTGCAACAAGTTTTGCAAAGAACAAGATAATTTGAAGTGGAAACTTTAACCTCGCCCCCTGCCCCTGTCTCTTGGAAATTTCCTGTAAGGAGAGGGCTACCGATTAGGATTGGATATGTTAGTTGATGTGGAAAATAAATTATGGAAGATGGAAGAAAATATCTCAATCGTCGAAAGTTGCTGAAGAGATACGCAGCTGGCGAGAGAGACTTTGCTGGGATTAGAATCAGTTCGTCCGGACTGGATGGAGAAGATTTGCGGGAAATTGATTTGAGCGGAGCCGATTTGATAGGTGTTAATTTGAGCGGCGTTAACCTGAGCTATGCCAACTTGAGTAGAGCCAAAATGCTTTGTGTTAACCTCACTAATGCCAATCTCAGTTATGCCAATTTGCGAGGAGTTGACTTGAGCGGTGCTGATTGCATAGGGACTGACTTCTCCAATGCCAGTTTGAATGATGCTATCTTGACGGCTGCTATATTTGATGGGGCTAACCTCTACAGGGCAGCGATTGGTGGTACTGCCAAATTCATAAAAACTGACTTGAGGGGAGCTAAAAATTTCCCCCCCCTCGGAGAAGGTGTTTTCGTGTATCAAACCTTTAGAGAAGATGGAAGTTTCTTCGAAGGACCTGCTTGGATTGAGTGAGGTGTTTTTAAACTTATAGTATTAAAAAAAAAGGGCTTAGTAAAAAGCCCCTAAACTTATGAAAGCTACTAAAAGATTGGTTAGAAACTAGCCCACCGCTACTTTTCCAATTTCGTCGGGGGTGAGATGCGAGTGTAAAACTTCTCCGTCGCGGAACCAGACTATACGTTTTGTGAGACGCGCTACATCGGGTTCGTGAGTGACCATTACTACAGTTATACCACTTTCATTCAGCTCTGTGAAAATGCCCATTACTTCTTGGGTGGTTTTTGAATCGAGTGCGCCTGTAGGTTCGTCAGCTAGTAGTAAGACTGGACGGTTGACAATAGCCCTCGCGATCGCTACCCTTTGCTGTTGTCCTCCAGATAGCTGATTTGGTTTATTATTTAATCGATGTTCCAACCCAACGCGCACCAAAGCTTCCCTAGCGCGATCGCGTCTTTCAGCATAAGGAATACCAGCATAAACCATCGGCAACATAACATTTTCCATTGCCGTTAACTGGTGCAATAAATGGAATTGTTGGAACACAAACCCCAGCTTGCGATTGCGAATGTTGGCTAACTCAGAGTCTTCCATCTGCGCCACATCCTCGCCATCTAGGTAATAGTGACCAGCCGTAGGTCTGTCTAGACAGCCAATAATATTCATAGCGGAAGACTTACCCGAACCCGACGCACCCATAATCGAGCAATACTCGCCCTGTTCTACCGTTAGGCTAACACCAGCAAGGGCGCGAACTTCAGTATCGCCCATACCATAGACTTTGGTAACGTCCTCCATCCGAATGATCAGGGGCTTTTGCACAGAAGCGGTTTTCTGCTGTTGGGCGCTATCAACTGCTGTCTGTTGGCTGTTGGGTGTCATATCAAATTTGGGTCTACTTGTTAATAATTATGGCAGAGCAGCAAGGGAAGTGCTTCACCTATTCAGGTGACATCAGTGGTAATTTGAGCTACCAAAGGCGGTAAGAGAGAGCAGGCTTGCTCTAATTCACGATACGTGGAAATTAGTTTAAGTTCCAACCTGGTAAATAATAGGTCGATATCTAGGCAAGGGAATTGGTTTACCCTCTGCACTTGCAGCCTCAAGCCATGCAGCCTTAGCAACAATCACCTCACGCACAGCTTCTTCTGGTGTTTCGCCAAAAGCAGAACAGTATTTTAAGTCAGGAATATCGGCAATATAACCCTCATCCTCTTCGCTGTAGAAGACATTAATGTGATAGTCTTTCATAGTTCATCCTCAAGCGTGAGAGCGTACTCTTCAATTAACAATAAAAATTGGCGTATTTGGTAGGGAATTGCCTTGCCTTTTTTATTCTGAATGTTAATAAGCCCTGGCACAGAAGGATGTTTAAAGATATGATGGCTACCGTTGATCCGATCCAGACTGAACCCAAATGCTTCAATCAGCGTCACCATTTCATCAAACTGGATATTCTTCGATCCAGATAGAACTTTTTCCAGTAATTTGCGCTTTTTCACTGTCGTTATGGTTAGAGTCGTGAATAGCAGCCTTACGCACTTCTGAGAGCAACAATTGGGTCAAGTTTAGCTGCACGTCGCGCCGGAACAACCCCAAAGAATAAACCAATACCGCCCGAAATACTGACAGCCATAATAATTGCGATGGGCGAAACTCCAGCTTTCAAAGGCGTCAACGCACTAATCAGCCCAATACCGCCTACACCAAGGACAGTACCTACTAAACCACCAGCAGCCGAGAGAATAACCGCCTCAATAATAAATTGAATTAGGATATCTTGTTCTTGGGCACCGATAGCTTTACGGAGTCCGATTTCCTGAGTGCGTTCGGTTACGGAAACCAGCATGATATTCATAACACCAATACCGCCCACTAGCAGAGAAATAGCCGATGTTGCTGCTAGCAACAAAGTTAGAGATCCACTGATAGTATTGACAATTTGAAGTAAATCTTTCTGGTTGCGGACAGTAAAATCATCCTCATCAACAATTTTGTGGCGCAACCGCAGCAAGTTAGCAATTTGGAACTGGGCGGCGCGACTATTCGCTTCATCTTTAGCAGAAACGGAGATAAAAGAAACTTCCAAACCATAAGGAGATGTACGCCCGGTTAGGCGGTTTGCCATCGTAGTTATAGGTACATAAATCGTGTCATCCTGGTTGCTTCCCAGAAAAGAGCCTTTAGACTCCATTACGCCAATTACTTCAAAGCCAAGATTTTTGACTCGTACCCTTTGATTTACCGGATCTGTATCACCAAAAAGTTTAGTTGCTACCTCTGACCCTAAAACAACAACTTGGTTATTGCCTTTAATATCTTGGTCGTTGAAAAATCTTCCTTTAGCAACGTTAAAGCTGCGGACGGGCAAAAATGCGGGCGTCGTTCCAATAATTTGAGTATTGGTATTTTTGTTGCGGTAAACGATTGGGAATCGATTTTGTATTTGGGGAGCTACATCTTTAACAGAAGGAACCTGAGTAGCGATCGCTTCTGCATCTGCCAGCACGAGTGTCTTTGGCACGTCTCTGTTGCGTTCTGCATTTTGATTGCCCGGAATTATAAACAGCACGTTTGGCCCTAGCGACTCAAACTGCTCTGATGCTAATTTCTGAGCGCCTTGCCCGATTCCTACCATTGCAATTACCGAGGCATTGCCAATGATAATACCCAGCATAGTTAGGCTGCTACGCAGTTTATTAGCCACCAAAGTTGTAGCGGCCATTTTAACGCTTTCTACAATATCCATACTTGTTAGTGGTAATAGGAATGGGGAACTTTGGGACTGCTTTAGGGGATTAGGGGCATGGGGAACTCCGGACTCCGGACTCCGGACTCCAGACTTTCAATTCCCAATTCCCAATTCAGGCTTATTCATTTTGCGGCTGGTTGCGCTTGCTGTTTTTGGGCAAGTCAATAAACACGCGATCGCCCTCAGTTACTCCCTCTAAGATCTGCGTTTGATCTTTAATCGACGACCCAATCTTAATTGGCTTAAACTTGGGTTCGTTCTTTCCATCCGGTATCAGTACCCCAGTCTGGCCCTTCTCGGTGACAATCGCTACCGTTGGCACCACTAGGGCATTATTAACCTGATTTCCCAAAAACGTCAGATCAGCATTCATCCCCGACCGCAGCTGCTCTTTGCCAGTATCAATTGCCAGCCGCACCTCAAATGACGTGACATTTTGATCCAATATGGCTTCGGGTGCGACTAGCCGCACAGTCCCTTTAAATACTTTTTCGGGATAGGCATCAGCGACAATTTCAACCTGCTGTCCGGGTTTAATTTGTCCGATATTCACCTCTGGGACTTTAGCTTTAATTTCTAAATCCTTAGCGATCGCCACAATAGAAGTAGACGTAGCCGAATTCGTACTAGAAGCCGATGTAGTCGGCGTCACGAAAGCGCCTACGTTGGCATACTTTTGCGTCACAGTTCCATCAAACGGTGCGCGGATCTCCGTATCTTCTAGCTGATATTGCGCCGCCTGCAATTGAGCTTGAGCCGCGTCAACCGCTGCTTTTAACTGGGCAATTTCCTCTGAACTCTTACCATTTTTCAGTTGTTCTAAGGCAGAACGCGCTTCTACCACAGCAGCTTCTAGCTGGTCAATTTCCTCTGGACGCTTGCCTTTTTGGGTCTGCTGTAGCCCAGATCGCGCCTCTTCTACTGCGGCTTTGAGCTGGTCAATTTCTTGAGGCTTGCCATTTTTCACCTGCTGTAAAGAAGACCGTGCTTCCGCCGCTGCTGCTTCCAAGGCTTGTATTTCCTCTGGACGGCTGCCCTTCTTCACCAACTCCAAGCGTTTTTGGGCTTGTGTCAGGCCAGCCCCAGCTGTAGTATTTTCGGTCTTCACCTGGTTGAATTGATCCTGAGAAATCGCTCCCTTCTCTAGCAAGGTTTGATAGCTTTTCAATCTTTGTTGCGTCTGATTGACCCTCCCCAACGCATCGTCAACTTGGGCTTGAGCTTGGGAAATCTCTTCTGGACGACCCTGCCGCGCTTGAGCCAGACGCGCTTCGGCTTGAGCCAGACGCGCTTGTGCCTGGGCAATTTCTTCGGGACGACCTGCTTGGGCTTGAGCCAGACGCGCTTGCGCTTGAGCTAGACGTGCTTGAGACTGGGAGATTTCTTCGGGGCGACTTGTCCGCGCTTGAGCCAGCCGCGCTTCGGCTTGAGCCAGCCGCGCTTGAGCCTGGGCTATTTCTTCCTTCCGGCTGCCATTTTGGGCATCTGCCAACGCCGCTTTAGCTTTAGCCAAGTTAGCTTCTGCTTGTCTGACCTGCGCCTTAATCTCCCTATTTTCCATGACGCCGATGATTTGCCCCGCCCGGACTTTATCCGACTGCTCCACACGCAACTCTGCCAAACGCCCAGAGGTTTTGGGGCTAAGGTTGACGCTTTGAATCGGAACTACAGAGCCGCTAGCGGTAATCCGCACGCTCAAGGTTTGCGATGTAACTGGTACGGTCAGTTTATCGATTTCTACTTGGGGCGTACTTCGGGATTTAATGTAGTAAGTTGTAGAACCAACGCCCAATACGCCCGCTGCCACCAGCCCGATTATCCAACGGTAGGCATTGTTGCCTTTTTTACGTGGTGAGGGCGGTTTTTGTGGGTTGGACTTGGGAGTTGTTTTGGCGCTTTCTGGTTCGGCGACGCGAGCAGCCGTTCTGGAATTGCCATTGAAAAAGTTAGGAAGTTGCATACGTGTTGTCTGTCAGATTCAGGCACTAAAAAGTAGCCGATTTATCCTTGACGGGCAGAGGCGTCCGGATATCCGGATGTCGGGAGGAAGTAGGAAGATAGATGAATGTTACTTTACCTTTCTTAATCTTAGCGACTTGAGATGCCCGGATGGAAGGAATTTTTGAAGGCTGGATCGCCAATATCCGCCAAGTTTTAGTAGTATTTACCCTTCGCCTATGTGTAAACCCTGGAAGTTTACCGATGTGTAATATAGTTTTCTATCTACTAGATTAAGATGGGCTAACGGCGAAGCACTTCACCCATTAGGGTAAAATGACGTTCGCGATCGCCATTTTTCGTTTCCCCAAGGCGCGACACGCATTCGCGGGCAGGCGGCACTACACCTACGCTCTTGATATCCTGACTTGGATACTGGTCTGGTGGGAAGACTTCTGCCAATTAAATTGAGGATGGGTTAACTTATCGGAAGATTGCTTTAAGTTTTGCCCCGGCAACCTAAAGCGTCTCCTTTTGTTTGTTGTTCTTCTGAGGCTGCACAGTGCCCAAGCGTATACCTTTATTATCCCTTCTTGTTCTCCTGGGTTTATGGAGCGTGCCACAGCCGAGTTTTGCACAGGCTCTCGTCCCTTATACGCTGCAACTTGATTCAAAAGAGCTAGAGCAGCAGGGCTTGATCCTGGCACAAGATGCGGCTCAATTGGCAAGATTTCAACAATTTGAACTGGCGCTACCCAGAGCGCAGTTGTCTACTCAGCTAGCTCCTCAGCGGTTTCAAACCTGGTTTTTGCTGGGAACTTTGTACGTGCAATCACAGCAGGTAGATAAGGGAATTACCGCTTTGCAAAAGGCTCAGTCCTTGGAACCCAAGGAGGCTTCGATTCGGTTTTCTCTGGGTAGCGCGTACTTCCAGCAAGGCAAGTACCAGACAGCAGTTTCTAGTATCCAAGAGGGTTTGAAGTTAAAACCCGATGTTCCGGAAGCTTTATTTGATTTGGGCAATGCTTACTATAAGCTGGGTAATTCGCAGCAAGCGATCGCTCAGTATCAAAAAGCAGCCGCCAAAGATCCCAAGTTCTGGCCAGCTATTAATAATATTGGCCTAGTTAAGTACGAATCTGGTGATGTCGAAGGGGCGCTTCGTCAGTGGCGCGCGGCGAACTCTCTCGATAGCAAAGCCGCCGAACCCCTGCTGGCAATGGCGGTGGCGCTGTATGGCAAGGGGGACAGGGAACAAGGTTTGAGGATGGGAGAGGCGGCTATCCGCATCGACAATCGCTACACTGATTTGAAGTTTCTTAAGGATAATCTCTGGGGCGATCGCTTGATAAACGATACGAAAAAGTTCCTACAAATTCCCAGAATTCAAGCCAGTATAGCTGAAGCTAAGAGCCAACCTTCACCAAGCGAAATGGCACCCCAATAATCGGTAATAGGTAATAATGAATGATGAATTAATAAAAGATTTGATAATTCATCATTCATATTTTTTCCAATTACCTATTCCCCAGAAGTCTATGATTTTTGCAACATTGCCATAATCTGCTCTACAAATAGTTGATGGTCAACTACTGGTTTAGAAATATAGCCATCAGCGCCGCTCTGCTTAAGAAAGTTTTCGCGATCGCCATCCATAGCGTGAGCCGTTACCAAAATAATCGGTAATTTAGCCGTTTCCGGATTACCTTTCAAAATCTGCGTAATTTTGATGCCATCAACTGATTTGCCTTGATAAACACTGTTGGTCAGAGAAACATCCATCAAAATAATGTCAGCTTCCCCGGAGTGGGCAATTTGGATTACCTCTTCCACATCTTCAGTGTGCTTCACGTCCAACCCGCCACGCTTACTCAAAATTTTCGAGAAAACGCGAACATTTATTGGCTCGTCTTCTACAATCAAAACTGTTGTCATGCTTCGCTTTTCCTGAGTTCCCAGTCATTGGCGCTGAAGGCTTGCCCATCGCGCTTGATGCACTATTTAGCCAACACCGCCCTAATCCGCTCTACAAACAGTGTAGAGTCAACCACTTGTTTAGAAATATAGTCATCAGCGCCGCTTAGCTTGCAAACGTGTTCGCGATCGCCATCCATAGCGTGAGTTGCCGCTAAGATAATCGGTAATTTAGCCGTTTGCGGGTCAGCTTTCAACATCTGCGCGATCTTGATGCCGTCAACTGACTTTCCTTGGTAAACACTGTTGGTCAGAGAAAGATCCATCAAAATGATATCAGCTTCCCCAGCTTGGGCAATTTGGATTATCTCTTCCACATCTTCGGTGTGCTTCACGTCCAACCCGCCACGCTTACTCAAAATTTTCGAGAAAACGCGAAGAGTTATTGGCTCGTCTTCTACTATCAGAACTGTTGTCATGCTTTGCTTTGGCTGATTTCCTATATATTGGGGCTGATAGGCATCGATAGCGCTATTTTGGCAACAGGCCAATAATCTGCTCTACAAACAGTTGATGGTCAACCACTGGTTTAGAGATGTAGCCATCAGCGCCACTCAGCTTGAGGAAGTTTTCGCGATCGCCTTCCATCGCGTGAGCCGTCACTAAAATAATCGGTAATTTAGCCGTTTGCGGGTCAGCTTTCAACATCTGCGTGATCTTGATACCGTCAACTGACTTTCCTTGGTAAACGCTGTGCGCCAAAGAAACATCCATCAAAATGATATCAGCTTCCCCAGCGTGGGCAATTTGCATCACCTCTTCCACATTTTCAGTATGCTTCACGCCCAAGCCGCCGCGCTTGACGAGAATCTTGGAAAAAACACGAGCATTTATTGGATCGTCTTCTACTATCAGAACGGTTTTCATGGAGCTTTTCCTTTTAAGTCGCGCTCTTTATGGAGAGTTTTCCTTAATACAATCTTGCTTGTAATCCTATAGTGGTCTAATGCGTTATTTTCGGCGGACTTTTGTTCATACATAACCTCTATAAAGTAACAGCTCCTTCCCAAATAGACTAAGGATTTGTATAGGAAACCTGCCATAATTCAGGCTACGGCGGAATAGCAAGAGTATGGGGAAGTATAAAGACTCATCATCAGTATAAGAGGAGCGAGAAGGGTTTGTTGATTGTGCTTATGCCAAAAAAGCTTTTTTCTTCTCCCTTCTTTATTGTGACGCGGAGCGATTGCTATGTTTAAAATACTGCCTCTTCTCTCCTACGTCATCTATCGTTGAAGCGAAAGATTTAGGTTATGCTTGTTGTGCCTTTTTATTCCAGGGGTGTATATGTTGAAAAAGTGGCTCTGCTGATTAAAAGCGATCGCTACTCCTTTCCCTGGGGGGTGTGTCTTGGGGAATATACCCCTTAGAGGGTGGCGCTTCGCCAGCACTATCGCTCTTCGCGTCGGCTAGCATATACCTTATGACAGCCTGAATTCTAACGAATCAGGAAACCAAGCGTATCGGCGATCGCTTGGGGGTAACGAATGCTCTCCCCGACCCAATTTTATAAGCTAGAACCAATAACCCCTTTTCTTTGTGTTTATACTTAGATAATCTCAGCCTGCTTGTAAACTTGCTCTTGCACTCACACAAGATTTTCTGTTTGTATTTAACAGTATGTTCCTCTCACTCTAGCTGCGTAATTTGTGGTATTCTGCGTTTCTAAACGCGGCATCCTTGGCAGGGAGAGCTTTTAGCGATCGCTTTGTTTCCACCTGAATGCTGTTTATTCTTGACGCGCTTTTGTGGTTATCTGGGAATATGCGATCGCTTGTCTCAACAGGTAGTTAGCCTATTTGTAGAGATTTTTATTTACAAAACAGAGACATTAATCTCTTGGGAAATGCGGTTAAATTTAGAGATAATATGTCTCGCGACTAATTGCAACTTGGTTGTGGGTGACGAGTATGATGCTGATTAACACTTATGATACCAGTTGGTACTTAGTCAACATCTAGTCCGGAAAATGCCGGGGAACCCAGGCTGCAACACTCAATCCAACTCGCAGCGTTACCTGGTGTTCTATACCAGATATAGCGAAAATTGTCAAAATATTGCCTGGTTTGACGATAAACCATCACTCTGAAGATACAGAATACTTTTTTTTGTCAGGAAATTAGGGAAAGAAACTCATGGCGAAACAGCTGAACCTGCTGGTTAATGACAGGGTAATCCCCACGGCTTTACACGCGGAGATGCAACGGTCTTATCTTGAATATGCCATGAGTGTGATAGTCGGGCGAGCGTTACCCGATGTCCGCGACGGTTTAAAGCCAGTGCATCGACGCATCGTGTATGCCATGCACGAACTGGGACTTACTCCAGACAGACCTTACCGCAAGTGTGCGAGGGTAGTTGGCGACGTATTAGGAAAATATCACCCGCACGGAGACCAAGCGGTATACGACGCCTTGGTGCGGATGGTTCAAGAGTTTTCTAGCCGTTATCCGCTGCTTGCCGGACATGGAAACTTTGGCTCGGTAGATAACGATCCGCCCGCAGCGATGCGATATACGGAAACAAGACTTGCTTCCATAAGCCATGAAGCGCTACTGGGTGAAATTGGCGAAGCTACGGTTGATTTTACCGGAAACTTCGATAATTCCCAACAAGAGCCAACAGTTTTACCAGCCCAACTGCCCATTTTGTTGCTTAACGGTTGCGCTGGAATTGCCGTAGGAATGGCAACAAATATTCCTCCACACAACTTGGGCGAGATCGTAGATGGCTTAATTGCTCTAATTGATAAGCCAGATTTACCCGATGAGAAGTTATTCGAGTTGATTCCAGGGCCAGACTTCCCTACCGGAGGGGAAATTATTGGCACATCTGGGATTAGGGAAGCTTATAGCACGGGCAGGGGTAGCATCCCAGTGCAGGGAGTAGCAAGCATAGAAGAAATCCAGGGAAGCAAGGGGCGCCAAAAGCGGCAAGCGATTGTGGTGACGGAGTTTCCTTTCCAGGTGAATAAGTCATCCTGGATTGAAAAGATCGCGGAACTGGTCAACGGGGGGAAGATACAGGGAATTTCTGACTTGCGAGATGAGAGCGATCGCGAAGGACTGCGCGTGGTTATCGAACTCAAACGCGACACCAACCCGCAAGAGATCCTCGCTCAACTCTACAGACAAACGGCACTGTGTACAAACTTTGGGGCAATTCTGTTGGCGTTGGTAGACGGACAACCGCGCATCCTGACATTGCGCCAAATGTTAGATCGGTTCCTCTCATTCCGAGAGCAAACTTTAACCCGTCAATACACCCACGAACTGGGCGAGGCTAGGCGACGCCTGCACATTGTTGAAGGGATCTTGACAGCATTGACAAACTTGGACGCAGCGATCGCCATCCTGAGAAATGCCCCAGATGGCAGCACGGCTAAACTTACTCTAAGCAGCGAATTCAATATCAGCGACAGCCAAGCAGATGCTATTCTCGCCATGCCACTAAGACGGCTGACTGGTATGGAACGGCAAAACTTACAGCAAGAATTTGACCAACTCAGCGGTCGCATCGACGAATTAGAGGGATTGTTGAACGATCGCCGCGAATTACTCAAAGCCTTGAAAAAAGACCTGCGATCGCTCAAACGCAAATACGCCGATCCTCGTCGCACCAGAATTCGCCTTTTAAAAGCAGGGGAACCAGAGAGCAAGGCCGCTAACGAGAAGGAGAGTAAGGGAACCGACGATAAAGGCAACAAAGGATCAGAAAAGTCCAAAAATCCCAAATCCCAACTCTCAAATCCCAAATCTCAAGAACAGGAGAATCCCAAATCCCCAGCCCCAAATCTACAATTGCATGCCGAACCCGCAGAAGAAGAGGTAGTTGTAGAAATTACCCAGCGGGGGTACGTGCGCCGCTTACCAAAAACTGGGAATAAATCTGCGTCTGCGAAATCTAATGATGATTTTGCTGTTCAAACTAAGCTCATTAGTACAGAACAAGATTTAGTCGTACTCACCAAACTGGGCAAAGCTTACCCCGTAAAAGTGGGAGATATTCCACCCACCTCTGGGGGAAGCAAGGGAACCGCACTGATCCAGCTTTTACCCACTTCGGCTCAATCTGAAACAGTAACGGGGCACTTTTTCCTAGCAGATGCCCAAAAAGCCGATTTGCTCTTACTTACTAAGCAGGGGAAAATCAAGCGCCTGCCTATGTTAGAACTTGCTACCCTTAGCGGACGGGGGCTAACGCTGATCAAGCTTAAAGATAATGACGAGTTACAGTATGCCACTCTTACTAAAGCAAAAGATCAGGTGGTAATAGCTACTTCCGGGGGACGTTTGCTGCGGCTGTTAGTAAATGACGAACATCTACCGCTAACAGGACGATTGTCTAGCGGTGTGCCAGCGTTGCGCGTGGGTCGTCAAGAGCAAATAGTTGGTTGTTTTATAGGGGGTGTATATGACAACATCTTGCTGGTTTCCCAGTTAGGGTACGCCAAGCGAATGCCAGTTTGCGCTATGCCGCTGTCTGTACCGGGTAATATTGGCACTCAGGCGCTACAGTTTACTAGCAAAACAGATTCAATGGCTGGAATGGTTGCTGCACCAGAAGGAGAATCGGCGAGTTTAGCGACGAGTACGCAGCGAATCGTGCGAATAGCTGTGGATTCGGTGAAGTTGTTTGGGAAAGATGGGGCGGGCGATCGCATCCGTCAACTCAACCCCGATGAAAAAGTCATCAGTGTCATTTCTTGTCGTTAGCCATTAGTCCGGAGTCCGGACTCCGGACTCCGGAGTCTGGAGTCTGGACTCCCAATCCCCAATTACCC is part of the Microcoleus sp. FACHB-831 genome and harbors:
- a CDS encoding response regulator, which gives rise to MKTVLIVEDDPINARVFSKILVKRGGLGVKHTENVEEVMQIAHAGEADIILMDVSLAHSVYQGKSVDGIKITQMLKADPQTAKLPIILVTAHAMEGDRENFLKLSGADGYISKPVVDHQLFVEQIIGLLPK
- a CDS encoding response regulator, with translation MTTVLIVEDEPINVRVFSKILSKRGGLDVKHTEDVEEVIQIAHSGEADIILMDVSLTNSVYQGKSVDGIKITQILKGNPETAKLPIILVTAHAMDGDRENFLKQSGADGYISKPVVDHQLFVEQIMAMLQKS
- a CDS encoding tetratricopeptide repeat protein: MPKRIPLLSLLVLLGLWSVPQPSFAQALVPYTLQLDSKELEQQGLILAQDAAQLARFQQFELALPRAQLSTQLAPQRFQTWFLLGTLYVQSQQVDKGITALQKAQSLEPKEASIRFSLGSAYFQQGKYQTAVSSIQEGLKLKPDVPEALFDLGNAYYKLGNSQQAIAQYQKAAAKDPKFWPAINNIGLVKYESGDVEGALRQWRAANSLDSKAAEPLLAMAVALYGKGDREQGLRMGEAAIRIDNRYTDLKFLKDNLWGDRLINDTKKFLQIPRIQASIAEAKSQPSPSEMAPQ
- a CDS encoding DNA topoisomerase (ATP-hydrolyzing) subunit A, with amino-acid sequence MAKQLNLLVNDRVIPTALHAEMQRSYLEYAMSVIVGRALPDVRDGLKPVHRRIVYAMHELGLTPDRPYRKCARVVGDVLGKYHPHGDQAVYDALVRMVQEFSSRYPLLAGHGNFGSVDNDPPAAMRYTETRLASISHEALLGEIGEATVDFTGNFDNSQQEPTVLPAQLPILLLNGCAGIAVGMATNIPPHNLGEIVDGLIALIDKPDLPDEKLFELIPGPDFPTGGEIIGTSGIREAYSTGRGSIPVQGVASIEEIQGSKGRQKRQAIVVTEFPFQVNKSSWIEKIAELVNGGKIQGISDLRDESDREGLRVVIELKRDTNPQEILAQLYRQTALCTNFGAILLALVDGQPRILTLRQMLDRFLSFREQTLTRQYTHELGEARRRLHIVEGILTALTNLDAAIAILRNAPDGSTAKLTLSSEFNISDSQADAILAMPLRRLTGMERQNLQQEFDQLSGRIDELEGLLNDRRELLKALKKDLRSLKRKYADPRRTRIRLLKAGEPESKAANEKESKGTDDKGNKGSEKSKNPKSQLSNPKSQEQENPKSPAPNLQLHAEPAEEEVVVEITQRGYVRRLPKTGNKSASAKSNDDFAVQTKLISTEQDLVVLTKLGKAYPVKVGDIPPTSGGSKGTALIQLLPTSAQSETVTGHFFLADAQKADLLLLTKQGKIKRLPMLELATLSGRGLTLIKLKDNDELQYATLTKAKDQVVIATSGGRLLRLLVNDEHLPLTGRLSSGVPALRVGRQEQIVGCFIGGVYDNILLVSQLGYAKRMPVCAMPLSVPGNIGTQALQFTSKTDSMAGMVAAPEGESASLATSTQRIVRIAVDSVKLFGKDGAGDRIRQLNPDEKVISVISCR
- a CDS encoding response regulator — encoded protein: MTTVLIVEDEPITLRVFSKILSKRGGLDVKHTEDVEEIIQIAQAGEADIILMDLSLTNSVYQGKSVDGIKIAQMLKADPQTAKLPIILAATHAMDGDREHVCKLSGADDYISKQVVDSTLFVERIRAVLAK